One Frankia alni ACN14a DNA window includes the following coding sequences:
- the smpB gene encoding SsrA-binding protein SmpB yields MPKETGRKSIAQNKRARHDYDILDTYEAGLVLRGTEVKALRAGRASLVDGFAQVSDGEIWLHNVHIPEYTEGTWTNHAPRRKRKMLLHRAEIEKLIGQTQEGGLTLVPLALYWKDGRAKIEIALARGRKSYDKRHALAERDAAREISREMGRRVKGRYR; encoded by the coding sequence GTGCCGAAGGAGACGGGGCGCAAGTCCATCGCGCAGAACAAGCGTGCCCGGCATGACTACGACATCCTCGACACGTACGAGGCCGGGCTCGTGCTGCGCGGCACCGAGGTCAAGGCGCTGCGGGCCGGGCGGGCCTCCCTGGTCGACGGGTTCGCCCAGGTCAGCGACGGCGAGATCTGGCTGCACAACGTGCACATCCCCGAGTACACCGAGGGGACCTGGACGAACCACGCCCCGCGGCGCAAGCGCAAGATGCTGCTGCACCGGGCCGAGATCGAGAAGCTGATCGGCCAGACCCAGGAGGGCGGCCTCACCCTCGTGCCGCTCGCCCTCTACTGGAAGGATGGCCGCGCAAAGATCGAGATCGCCCTGGCCCGCGGTCGCAAGTCCTACGACAAGCGGCACGCCCTCGCCGAGCGGGATGCCGCCCGCGAGATCAGCCGGGAGATGGGCCGCCGCGTCAAGGGCCGCTACCGCTGA
- a CDS encoding class I SAM-dependent methyltransferase — protein MLAAAAAVYTGGDGPGGSGSGAGGPGRSTSGTGGSGRGGSGGSAARELAVGARLRAEGVPAELVAAAFTQAELRHRAAAKFARAEEMFFTRAGLEQASSQAAAEHRAARFAGRSRLADLCTGIGGDALALAPGREILLVDRDPVHLRMAALNVAVHGAHRVDTLLADVRAADLTGYDGVFVDPARRTGDRRLASRASEPPLPWCFALADRVAAVAVKAAPGLATDQVPQGWEIEFVADGRDLKEAVLFSPALATTERRATVLHPASSAHPASGAHLGSPAHLAALGSAEAGIAFPDGPVSLVGVADPAEPDGPVAAPGRYLYDPSPAVTRAGLVGELARQLGAWQLDPMIAFLSSDTPVATPFARLLQISASLPFDVRRLAAELRGRGIGALEIRRRGLAGDVDELRRRLLPRRRDLVAGGPAITLVMTRVRDEPWAFLCTNWPADDHTPPRPSVIE, from the coding sequence GTGCTCGCCGCCGCTGCCGCGGTGTACACCGGCGGTGACGGCCCCGGCGGGAGCGGCTCCGGGGCAGGCGGTCCCGGCCGGAGCACGTCTGGCACGGGCGGGTCCGGTAGGGGCGGGTCCGGCGGGAGCGCGGCGCGGGAGCTCGCCGTCGGCGCGCGGCTGCGGGCCGAGGGTGTGCCCGCCGAGCTGGTCGCCGCCGCCTTCACGCAGGCGGAGCTGCGGCATCGGGCGGCGGCCAAGTTCGCCCGTGCCGAGGAGATGTTCTTCACCCGTGCCGGGCTGGAGCAGGCGTCCTCCCAGGCCGCGGCCGAACACCGGGCGGCGCGGTTCGCCGGCCGCAGCCGCCTGGCCGACCTGTGCACCGGGATCGGCGGGGACGCCCTCGCCCTGGCCCCGGGCCGGGAGATCCTGCTCGTCGACCGGGACCCGGTCCACCTGCGGATGGCGGCGCTGAACGTCGCAGTCCACGGGGCGCACCGGGTCGACACGCTGCTCGCCGACGTCCGCGCGGCCGACCTGACCGGCTACGACGGAGTTTTCGTCGACCCGGCCCGGCGCACCGGGGACCGCCGGCTGGCCTCGCGGGCCAGCGAGCCGCCGCTGCCCTGGTGCTTCGCCCTCGCCGACCGAGTCGCGGCGGTGGCGGTGAAGGCGGCCCCGGGCCTCGCGACAGACCAGGTCCCGCAGGGTTGGGAGATCGAGTTCGTCGCCGACGGCCGCGACCTCAAGGAGGCCGTGTTGTTCTCCCCGGCGCTGGCCACGACCGAGCGCCGCGCGACCGTGCTTCACCCCGCATCGTCGGCGCACCCCGCGTCGGGGGCGCATCTCGGGTCGCCGGCGCATCTCGCGGCGCTCGGGTCGGCTGAGGCCGGCATCGCCTTCCCCGACGGGCCGGTCAGCCTGGTGGGCGTTGCGGACCCGGCGGAGCCCGATGGCCCGGTCGCCGCCCCTGGGCGGTACCTCTACGACCCGAGCCCGGCCGTGACCCGGGCCGGCCTGGTAGGCGAGCTCGCGCGCCAGCTCGGTGCCTGGCAGCTCGACCCGATGATCGCCTTCCTCAGTTCGGACACGCCCGTCGCCACCCCGTTCGCCCGGCTGCTGCAGATCTCCGCGAGTCTGCCGTTCGATGTCCGCCGGCTCGCCGCCGAGCTACGCGGGCGCGGGATCGGAGCGTTGGAGATCCGTCGTCGTGGGCTCGCGGGCGACGTCGACGAGCTGCGCCGCCGCCTGCTGCCACGCCGCCGCGATCTGGTCGCCGGCGGTCCGGCCATCACCCTGGTGATGACCAGGGTGCGGGACGAGCCCTGGGCCTTCCTCTGCACGAACTGGCCTGCGGACGACCACACCCCGCCGCGCCCGTCCGTCATCGAATGA